The following coding sequences lie in one Salarias fasciatus chromosome 7 unlocalized genomic scaffold, fSalaFa1.1 super_scaffold_4, whole genome shotgun sequence genomic window:
- the hapln1b gene encoding hyaluronan and proteoglycan link protein 1, with amino-acid sequence MVPELFWVLVLVSSAASDLDSLFPDLDHSRTIYVTENGPRLSVVAEQSKVVSVRGGNATLPCRIQRDQSLAPGRKMRIKWTKLTSDFLKELDVFVAMDTHRRSYGSFHGRVQLRGSAPLDASLVITDITLEDYGRYKCEVIDGLEDGTAVVALDLQGVVFPYFPRLGRYNLNFYDAERACRDQDAVVASFDQLYDAWRAGMDWCNAGWLSDGSVQYPINTPREPCGGKNTVPGVRNYGLRDKDKNQYDVFCFTSQYQGRFYYLIHPSKLTYDEAVRACQKDGAQIAKVGQMFAAWKLRGFDRCDAGWLADGSVRYPIATPRRRCSPTEAAVRFNGFPDKKHRLYGVYCFKGHN; translated from the exons ATGGTTCCTGAGCTGTtctgggtcctggtcttggtGAGCTCTGCTGCCagcgacctggactccctgttCCCGGACCTGGACCACTCCAGGACCATCTATGTGACAG AGAACGGCCCGCGGCTGTCGGTGGTGGCCGAACAGTCGAAGGTGGTGTCGGTCCGAGGCGGGAACGCTACGTTACCCTGTCGGATCCAGCGTGACCAATCCCTGGCTCCGGGCCGCAAGATGAGGATCAAGTGGACCAAGCTGACCTCGGACTTCCTGAAAGAG CTGGACGTGTTCGTCGCCATGGATACCCACCGCCGGAGCTACGGCAGCTTCCACGGCCGGGTGCAGCTgcgaggctccgcccccctggACGCCTCGCTGGTCATCACGGACATCACCCTGGAGGATTATGGGAGATATAAATGTGAAGTGATCGACGGGCTGGAGGACGGGACGGCGGTCGTGGCTCTGGACCTGCAAG gCGTCGTCTTCCCGTACTTCCCCCGCCTCGGCCGCTACAACCTCAACTTCTACGACGCGGAGCGCGCCTGCCGGGACCAGGACGCCGTCGTGGCGTCCTTCGACCAGCTGTACGACGCCTGGCGGGCCGGCATGGACTGGTGCAACGCCGGCTGGCTGAGCGACGGCTCGGTGCAGTACCCCATCAACACCCCCCGGGAACCCTGCGGGGGCAAGAACACGGTGCCGGGGGTCCGCAACTACGGCCTGAGGGACAAGGACAAGAACCAGTACGACGTGTTCTGCTTCACCTCCCAGTACCAAG GCCGGTTCTACTACCTGATCCACCCGTCCAAGCTGACGTACGACGAGGCGGTCCGGGCCTGCCAGAAGGACGGCGCTCAGATCGCCAAAGTGGGCCAGATGTTCGCCGCCTGGAAGCTGAGGGGCTTCGACCGCTGCGACGCCGGCTGGCTCGCCGACGGCAGCGTGCGCTACCCCATCGCCACCCcgcggcggcgctgcagccccACCGAGGCCGCCGTGCGCTTCAACGGCTTCCCCGACAAGAAGCACAGGCTGTACGGAGTGTACTGCTTCAAGGGACACaactga